From the bacterium genome, one window contains:
- a CDS encoding SDR family oxidoreductase — translation MGTLDILVNNAGTIRPTPFWEISPEQFEQTIRTHLFGTFYHMQEALKRFMMPRKFGKIINLAAPAALRGSFGVADYASAKGGIIALTRNAAKELVSFNIQVNAVVPVAETRMTVALSGYYAKQFGMEEGRRLEGLPGTDRLVGTFVYFAGADSDYVTGQVLAADGGMLC, via the coding sequence ATGGGGACGCTCGACATTCTCGTCAACAACGCGGGAACCATCCGTCCAACTCCGTTTTGGGAAATCAGCCCGGAGCAGTTCGAGCAAACCATCCGCACGCATTTGTTCGGCACGTTCTATCACATGCAGGAGGCACTGAAGCGTTTCATGATGCCCAGGAAATTCGGCAAGATCATCAACCTCGCCGCACCGGCCGCTCTTCGCGGATCGTTTGGCGTTGCCGATTACGCCTCCGCCAAGGGGGGCATCATCGCACTCACCAGGAACGCCGCCAAGGAACTCGTTTCGTTCAATATCCAGGTGAACGCCGTTGTCCCGGTCGCCGAAACGCGCATGACAGTGGCGCTTTCCGGCTACTACGCCAAGCAGTTCGGCATGGAGGAGGGCCGAAGGTTGGAAGGGCTCCCCGGGACGGACAGGCTTGTCGGTACCTTTGTGTATTTTGCCGGCGCCGATTCGGATTACGTGACGGGTCAGGTGCTCGCGGCCGACGGCGGGATGCTCTGTTAG
- a CDS encoding NADH:flavin oxidoreductase, with amino-acid sequence MTTHQLFQPFRLKSLELKNRIVMAPMTRSFSPGGVPGSDVADYYARRAEGDVGLIVSEGTVVNRPASSNDPDIPHFYGGNPLRGWKSVIDKVRVAGGVMAPQLWHMGVVAPHDSGWMPSAPFEGPSGYVAPGKTGGVAMTENDIAETIRGFAQAAADAKALGFHAVEIHGAHGYLIDQFFWHPTNRRTDGYGGQSLAERTRFAAELIRAVRKAVGPDFAISLRVSQWKLQDYAAKLATTPREMEAWLVPLAEAGVDLFHCSQRRFWEPEFVGSDLNFAGWAKRLTGKATITVGSIGLSGDFLAAFQGESSTPSSLEELYRRFDRGDFDLVAVGRALLADAGWARKNREGRSSELIGFSKEALATLS; translated from the coding sequence ATGACTACTCATCAACTCTTTCAGCCATTCCGGTTGAAGTCTCTTGAACTCAAGAACCGGATTGTCATGGCTCCCATGACGCGTTCGTTTTCTCCCGGCGGGGTGCCCGGTTCGGACGTGGCGGACTATTATGCCCGCCGCGCTGAAGGGGACGTCGGCCTGATCGTGTCAGAGGGCACTGTGGTCAACCGGCCCGCCTCTTCCAATGATCCCGACATACCCCATTTTTATGGCGGGAATCCGCTTCGTGGATGGAAGTCCGTGATCGACAAGGTGCGGGTAGCCGGGGGTGTCATGGCTCCGCAGCTTTGGCATATGGGTGTCGTGGCGCCCCATGATTCCGGCTGGATGCCGTCGGCTCCGTTTGAAGGTCCCTCGGGCTATGTTGCACCCGGAAAAACCGGCGGTGTCGCGATGACGGAAAACGACATCGCCGAAACGATCCGGGGGTTCGCTCAAGCGGCGGCGGATGCCAAGGCGCTGGGGTTTCATGCGGTCGAGATTCATGGAGCGCACGGCTATCTGATTGACCAGTTCTTTTGGCATCCCACCAATCGGCGCACGGACGGTTACGGAGGCCAAAGTTTGGCGGAGCGCACGCGCTTCGCCGCGGAACTGATTCGCGCCGTCCGCAAAGCCGTGGGGCCGGACTTTGCGATCAGCCTTCGTGTCTCGCAATGGAAACTGCAAGATTATGCCGCAAAGCTCGCGACGACGCCCCGAGAGATGGAGGCGTGGCTGGTTCCGTTGGCGGAAGCGGGCGTTGACCTCTTCCATTGTTCGCAGCGGCGGTTCTGGGAACCCGAGTTCGTCGGCTCCGATTTGAATTTTGCCGGTTGGGCCAAAAGGCTAACTGGAAAAGCAACCATCACGGTAGGCTCAATAGGGCTCTCAGGAGACTTTTTGGCCGCCTTCCAGGGAGAATCATCGACGCCCAGCTCTTTGGAGGAACTCTACCGGCGTTTCGACCGCGGGGATTTTGACTTGGTGGCCGTGGGCCGCGCTCTGCTCGCCGACGCAGGGTGGGCCCGGAAAAACCGCGAAGGGCGCTCTTCCGAATTGATCGGGTTCAGCAAGGAGGCTCTCGCCACTCTTTCGTAA
- a CDS encoding efflux transporter outer membrane subunit has protein sequence MNGVLFLCTLAGVLAFAGCSLAPRHETPPLPVASAYPADTRSQPGAMSAGPIAADIAWRDYFADPFLQELIAQAMENSRDLKSAVLRVAEARAAFGIQRADQFPTLAAGIDGSRVRTPADLSPTGRALIGSQYQVSVGLAAWELDFWGRVRNLKDAALETYLGTDEARRAATVGLIAQVADTYLGLRELEERIALAGQTIATREESYRIFSRRFEVGAISRMDLVQVETLLYQAQTLAAQLEQARAAQAHALTLLVGAPISPLPENVHVDDGAGLRDLRVGLPSDLLLQRPDIVAAEHQLRAAQANIGAARAAFFPRITLTGFFGTASAELDGLFHPGSRAWNFLPSLSLPIFDGGRNRAGLDLAEVRRDLAVANYEKTVQTAFREVSDALSARHWLVEQVRISQATLAAQAERARLAQLRYDNGGAPYFEVLDAQRDLLAAEQQLVQTRRALLSSRISLYAALGGGSMNHVSIPARDTTNPERGRSTP, from the coding sequence ATGAACGGCGTACTCTTTCTGTGTACGTTGGCGGGTGTTCTGGCATTCGCTGGCTGCTCACTGGCGCCCCGACATGAAACCCCGCCGCTGCCGGTCGCCTCGGCGTATCCCGCCGATACAAGGAGTCAGCCCGGTGCAATGTCCGCAGGCCCCATCGCCGCCGATATCGCCTGGCGCGACTATTTCGCCGATCCATTCCTCCAGGAGTTGATCGCGCAGGCGATGGAGAACAGCCGCGACTTGAAGAGCGCGGTGTTGCGCGTTGCGGAAGCCAGGGCTGCTTTCGGCATTCAGCGCGCCGACCAGTTTCCGACCCTTGCGGCCGGCATCGATGGAAGCCGCGTGCGCACCCCGGCGGATCTCAGTCCAACAGGACGGGCGCTGATCGGCAGCCAGTATCAGGTGAGCGTGGGGCTGGCCGCCTGGGAGCTCGATTTCTGGGGCCGGGTGCGCAATCTCAAGGATGCGGCGCTGGAAACCTATCTCGGCACGGATGAGGCGCGTCGCGCCGCCACGGTCGGCCTGATTGCCCAGGTCGCAGACACATATCTTGGGCTGCGGGAACTGGAAGAGCGCATCGCGCTGGCCGGTCAGACCATTGCCACCCGCGAGGAATCGTATCGCATCTTCAGCCGGCGTTTCGAGGTCGGCGCGATCTCGCGGATGGATCTGGTGCAGGTGGAAACGCTGCTGTACCAGGCGCAAACCCTGGCGGCGCAACTCGAACAGGCGCGTGCGGCTCAAGCGCATGCGCTGACCTTGCTGGTGGGTGCTCCGATTTCCCCACTGCCGGAGAATGTGCACGTCGACGATGGGGCCGGATTGCGTGATCTACGCGTCGGCCTGCCTTCGGATCTGCTGCTGCAGCGTCCCGACATCGTTGCCGCCGAGCATCAGCTGCGCGCCGCCCAGGCCAATATCGGCGCGGCGCGAGCGGCCTTTTTCCCGCGCATTACGCTGACCGGTTTTTTCGGCACGGCCAGCGCCGAGCTGGATGGCCTGTTCCATCCGGGTAGTCGCGCCTGGAATTTTCTGCCAAGCCTGTCCCTGCCGATTTTCGATGGCGGTCGCAATCGCGCCGGCCTCGATCTGGCCGAAGTGCGTCGCGACCTCGCTGTAGCGAATTACGAGAAGACCGTGCAAACGGCCTTTCGCGAGGTATCGGACGCCTTGTCGGCACGCCACTGGCTTGTCGAGCAGGTGCGTATTTCGCAGGCCACGCTCGCGGCTCAGGCCGAACGTGCGCGTTTGGCGCAATTGCGTTACGACAATGGCGGCGCGCCTTATTTCGAAGTCCTGGATGCCCAGCGTGATTTGCTCGCCGCCGAACAGCAATTGGTGCAAACACGCCGCGCACTGCTGTCGAGCCGCATCAGCCTGTATGCCGCCCTGGGCGGCGGCTCGATGAATCATGTTTCGATCCCCGCCCGCGACACCACTAACCCCGAACGAGGCAGGAGCACCCCATGA
- a CDS encoding HlyD family secretion protein — MNSTLQKLKKWLIPAAVVVVLAVVALVAWQMLRPKGPGEGFVSGNGRIEATEIDVATKYAGRVVDISAREGDFVKAGQVLVQMQIDVLNAQRDEARAQQQQAVTAVASAEAQVKMRESDAAAVQAVVVQRESDLDNAKRRLVRSQTLSREGATSIQQLDDDQAAVRSAGAALVAAKAQVTAAQAAIAAAKSQVTGARSTVTAAAATVTRIEADIADSQLKAPRDGRVQYRVAQPGEVISGGGKVLNMVDLSDVYMTFFLPETAVGKVALGSAVRIVLDAAPGYVIPAKVSFVASVAQFTPKTVETASERQKLMFRVKARIDPELLEKYLKQIKTGLPGVAWLKLDAQAEWPQSLTVKVTE, encoded by the coding sequence ATGAACTCCACACTGCAGAAATTGAAGAAATGGCTGATCCCGGCCGCGGTCGTCGTGGTCCTCGCAGTGGTCGCTCTGGTGGCTTGGCAAATGCTGCGCCCCAAAGGTCCAGGCGAGGGCTTTGTCAGCGGCAATGGCCGCATCGAGGCGACCGAAATCGACGTTGCCACCAAATACGCAGGCCGCGTAGTCGATATCTCCGCCCGTGAGGGCGACTTCGTGAAGGCAGGTCAGGTGCTGGTGCAGATGCAGATCGATGTGCTCAACGCCCAGCGCGATGAGGCGCGAGCCCAGCAACAGCAGGCAGTAACCGCCGTAGCCAGCGCTGAAGCTCAGGTCAAGATGCGCGAGAGCGATGCGGCAGCCGTCCAGGCCGTGGTGGTTCAGCGCGAGAGCGATCTTGATAACGCCAAGCGTCGCCTGGTCCGTTCGCAAACCCTGTCGCGCGAAGGTGCGACGTCCATCCAGCAACTCGACGACGATCAGGCGGCGGTGCGCAGCGCCGGAGCGGCGCTGGTCGCGGCCAAAGCCCAGGTGACAGCCGCCCAGGCAGCCATTGCCGCGGCCAAGTCTCAGGTCACCGGTGCGCGTTCCACGGTCACGGCCGCCGCCGCGACTGTCACCCGCATCGAGGCCGACATTGCCGACAGTCAGCTCAAGGCGCCGCGCGATGGCCGCGTGCAGTACCGCGTTGCCCAGCCCGGCGAAGTGATCAGCGGGGGTGGCAAGGTGCTCAACATGGTGGACTTGAGCGATGTCTACATGACCTTTTTTCTGCCGGAAACGGCGGTCGGCAAGGTGGCGCTGGGCAGCGCGGTGCGCATCGTGCTCGATGCCGCACCCGGCTACGTCATTCCCGCCAAGGTGTCTTTCGTCGCCAGTGTCGCGCAATTCACGCCCAAGACGGTGGAAACCGCCAGCGAGCGGCAAAAACTCATGTTCCGGGTGAAAGCGCGCATTGACCCGGAACTGCTGGAAAAATATTTGAAACAGATCAAGACCGGTCTGCCCGGGGTTGCTTGGCTCAAGCTGGATGCCCAGGCCGAGTGGCCGCAATCGCTGACGGTGAAGGTAACTGAGTGA